A genome region from Candidatus Eremiobacteraceae bacterium includes the following:
- a CDS encoding citrate/2-methylcitrate synthase, which translates to MISTPPPPEAGLRGAVVGNTSLSSINGDEGKLIYRGLDIHDLARNATFEEICYLLWFGALPTRAHLDELRAKLAQRRALPAQLVALLKDLPSTAAPMDVLRTAVSALGLFDPNVADMSREASLEKAISLTAIFPTILAAYHHLNRGDAIIQPRADLDTAANFLYMFFGKEPERDAARVLDVALILHADHGMNASTFSAIVTAATLSDMYSAITSAIGTLKGPLHGGANEGVIKNLLEIDRPERVDEWVTEKLAKHDKIMGFGHAVYKAYDPRATELKAIAKEVGQRAGSSRWVDLTELMEQAVWQRKQLYPNVDLYSASVYYTLGFPTEYFTPIFAMSRVSGWCAHVLEQYADNKLIRPRANYVGARGVAYVPLDKRAADITL; encoded by the coding sequence ATGATTTCCACACCTCCGCCGCCCGAAGCCGGACTGCGCGGCGCAGTCGTCGGCAACACGAGCCTGTCGTCCATCAACGGCGACGAGGGCAAGCTGATCTATCGCGGCCTCGACATCCACGACTTGGCGCGCAACGCCACGTTCGAAGAGATCTGCTACCTGCTCTGGTTCGGCGCGCTGCCGACGCGCGCGCACCTCGACGAGCTGCGCGCCAAACTCGCGCAGCGGCGCGCGCTGCCCGCGCAACTGGTCGCGCTGCTCAAAGACCTGCCCTCGACGGCGGCGCCGATGGACGTGCTGCGCACCGCGGTCTCAGCGCTCGGCCTGTTCGATCCAAACGTCGCCGACATGTCGCGCGAGGCCAGCCTCGAAAAGGCGATCAGCCTGACCGCGATCTTCCCCACCATCCTAGCGGCGTATCATCACCTCAATCGCGGCGATGCCATCATCCAGCCGCGCGCCGATCTCGACACCGCGGCGAACTTCCTTTACATGTTCTTCGGCAAGGAGCCGGAGCGCGACGCCGCACGCGTGCTCGACGTGGCGCTCATCCTCCACGCCGACCACGGCATGAATGCATCGACCTTCTCCGCGATCGTCACGGCGGCGACGCTCTCGGATATGTACAGCGCGATCACGTCCGCCATCGGCACGCTCAAAGGTCCGTTGCACGGCGGCGCCAACGAAGGCGTCATCAAGAACCTGCTTGAGATCGACCGCCCCGAGCGCGTGGACGAATGGGTCACGGAGAAGCTGGCCAAGCACGACAAGATCATGGGATTCGGCCACGCGGTATACAAGGCGTACGACCCGCGCGCGACGGAGCTCAAGGCGATCGCCAAGGAGGTCGGCCAGCGCGCCGGCAGCTCGCGCTGGGTCGACCTGACAGAGCTCATGGAGCAGGCGGTCTGGCAGCGCAAGCAATTGTACCCGAACGTCGACCTCTACAGCGCGTCCGTCTACTACACGCTGGGGTTCCCGACCGAATACTTCACGCCGATCTTCGCGATGAGCCGCGTCAGCGGATGGTGCGCCCACGTGCTCGAGCAGTACGCGGACAACAAGCTGATCCGTCCGCGGGCGAACTACGTCGGCGCGCGCGGCGTCGCATACGTGCCGCTCGACAAGCGCGCCGCCGACATCACCCTGTAG